In uncultured Cohaesibacter sp., a genomic segment contains:
- a CDS encoding YheC/YheD family protein: MSIITIGYLPVWETLFHEVYPPQRLRALAAEAAFRDARISILDLSDCDPAKGTILTHVFSAEGWASERRPLPDVIFLLGQATKDWHKPLIDWIRASRPHIADVGIEKTKLRSIFANSPCEQYLLPDTEVPKEQTAERLRSFALEQGGAVVKRSSSARGVGLFFILPEQDHWVARFKQTTLRGTLDEAVDAVVSRIAGRLRYRDFLMQRYVRSVASDGRPLDIRVHVHKRPGGSWDVVRSYARLAECGMPMTNISQGGYQGPLAGAMSQRSHRRAEEIEAEVHAAAIEIARQQDRSASCPLSELGIDFLIDEDDRLWLIETNTLPGSLLHEHQRAVFHIAYVRWIAEQGLPSPQPRG, translated from the coding sequence TTGTCTATCATTACGATCGGATATCTCCCTGTCTGGGAAACGCTCTTTCATGAAGTCTATCCGCCACAGCGGCTGCGCGCCCTTGCCGCCGAAGCGGCGTTTCGGGACGCCCGGATCAGTATCCTTGACCTGTCCGATTGCGATCCGGCTAAGGGAACCATCCTGACTCATGTGTTTTCGGCAGAGGGCTGGGCCTCTGAGCGGCGCCCTCTGCCCGATGTGATATTCCTTCTGGGCCAAGCAACCAAAGACTGGCACAAACCGCTGATTGACTGGATCAGGGCAAGCCGTCCCCATATCGCCGATGTAGGAATTGAAAAGACAAAGCTGCGATCAATCTTCGCAAACAGTCCGTGTGAACAATATCTTCTGCCCGATACGGAAGTGCCGAAGGAACAAACAGCGGAAAGACTACGTTCGTTTGCACTTGAACAGGGAGGCGCTGTGGTCAAGCGCTCCAGCAGCGCCCGGGGGGTGGGCCTGTTCTTCATCCTGCCGGAACAGGATCACTGGGTCGCCCGGTTCAAGCAGACCACCCTGCGGGGAACGCTCGATGAAGCCGTCGATGCGGTTGTAAGCCGCATAGCCGGTCGATTGCGCTATCGCGATTTCCTCATGCAGCGCTATGTCCGCTCGGTTGCCAGTGACGGGCGCCCGCTGGACATTCGCGTCCATGTTCACAAACGCCCCGGCGGCTCATGGGATGTTGTCCGTTCCTATGCCCGGCTGGCCGAATGCGGCATGCCAATGACCAATATCAGTCAGGGCGGCTATCAGGGACCGCTTGCCGGTGCCATGAGCCAACGCAGCCACAGACGCGCCGAGGAGATCGAGGCAGAAGTGCACGCAGCCGCCATCGAGATTGCCCGGCAGCAGGACAGAAGCGCATCGTGCCCCCTGTCCGAGCTTGGCATCGACTTCCTGATCGATGAGGACGATCGGCTATGGCTGATTGAAACCAACACTCTGCCCGGCAGCCTGCTGCATGAGCATCAAAGGGCGGTCTTCCACATCGCGTATGTTCGCTGGATCGCCGAACAAGGTTTGCCGTCCCCTCAACCGAGGGGATAG
- a CDS encoding acyl carrier protein: MTELNDISLEALIRWIKLHLATVLGEPVEQIATDACLSDFDLDSIDAVTMAFEMEERFGIPVNPEAFMDGDLQIGQIAATISQG; encoded by the coding sequence ATGACCGAATTGAATGACATCAGCCTTGAGGCCCTCATCCGCTGGATAAAGCTGCATCTGGCAACCGTGTTGGGCGAGCCCGTGGAACAGATTGCCACTGACGCATGCCTGTCGGATTTTGATCTGGACTCGATCGATGCCGTCACAATGGCATTCGAAATGGAGGAGCGGTTTGGCATTCCCGTCAATCCGGAAGCCTTCATGGATGGCGATCTTCAGATCGGACAGATCGCAGCCACGATCTCCCAAGGATGA
- a CDS encoding DUF1868 domain-containing protein — MHSNSWSMPEPKRGEIVSRLTGKDIGGAHPPAITAPDKGGKFTPEGTVLPFPGNTFICHVNQNSAFFEALCAMQDRLQASRYADWFSFLPKASFHMTIFCGVCGDPLGQDGWPDGLPSDSDLATTTDHFIDALKQRKGEAGFKTKATGLVLPATIEMEGLDPAEEKKLRQTRALLEDMTGIRRGDIDSYGFHVSMAYPIRWLTTQQADSVMKEAEGLFEELLSDIGPVDLGPVEFCLFETMHHYETIGFLTPQGYRAGKALV; from the coding sequence ATGCATAGCAACAGCTGGTCCATGCCCGAACCCAAGCGTGGTGAAATTGTTTCCCGCCTCACCGGGAAAGACATAGGAGGAGCCCATCCGCCTGCGATCACCGCCCCGGACAAGGGGGGGAAATTCACGCCAGAGGGGACTGTTCTGCCCTTCCCGGGAAACACCTTCATTTGCCACGTCAATCAGAACAGCGCTTTCTTCGAGGCCCTTTGCGCCATGCAGGATCGTCTTCAGGCATCCCGATATGCGGACTGGTTTTCGTTCCTGCCAAAGGCAAGCTTTCACATGACCATCTTTTGTGGTGTCTGTGGCGACCCACTCGGACAGGATGGCTGGCCGGACGGACTGCCATCCGACTCTGACCTTGCAACAACCACAGATCATTTCATCGATGCACTGAAACAAAGAAAAGGTGAAGCCGGGTTCAAGACCAAGGCAACCGGACTTGTCTTGCCTGCCACCATCGAGATGGAGGGGCTTGATCCGGCTGAAGAGAAAAAGCTGCGCCAGACCCGCGCCTTACTGGAAGACATGACGGGCATCAGGCGCGGTGATATCGACAGCTACGGCTTTCACGTCAGCATGGCCTATCCCATCCGCTGGCTCACCACACAGCAGGCCGACAGTGTAATGAAAGAAGCCGAGGGCCTGTTTGAAGAGTTGTTGAGTGACATCGGACCGGTTGATCTTGGGCCGGTTGAATTCTGCCTTTTCGAAACCATGCATCACTATGAAACGATTGGTTTTCTGACCCCTCAAGGCTACAGGGCCGGCAAAGCCTTAGTATAG